The Strix aluco isolate bStrAlu1 chromosome 1, bStrAlu1.hap1, whole genome shotgun sequence genome has a window encoding:
- the RALBP1 gene encoding ralA-binding protein 1 isoform X1: MTECFLPPTSSPSEHRRVEHSGGLARTPSSEEISPTKFPGLYRTGEPSPPHDSLHEPPDIVSDDEKEHGKKKGKFKKKEKRTEGYAAFQEDSSGDEAESPSKLKRSKGIHVFKKPSFSKKKEKDFKIKEKPKDEKHKEDKHKEDKHKEKKSKDLTAADVVKQWKEKKKKKKPIQETEIPQVDVPSHRPVFGIPLSDAVDRTMMYDGIRLPAVFRECIDYVEKYGMKCEGIYRVSGIKSKVDELKAAYDREESPNLEEYEPNTVASLLKQYLRELPENLLTKELMPRFEDACGKSTEAEKVQECQRLLKELPECNHLLISWLIVHMDHVIAKELETKMNIQNISIVLSPTVQISNRVLYVFFTHVQEFFGNVTLKQVTKPLRWSNMATMPALPETQESIKEEIRRQEFLLNCLHRDLQAGIKDLSKEERLWEVQRILTALKRKLREAKRQECETKIAQEIASLSKEDVSKEEMNENEEVINILLAQENEILTEQEELLAMEQFLRRQIASEKEEIDRLRAEIAEIQSRQQHGRSETEEYSSESESESEDEEELQVILEDLQRQNEELEIKNNHLNQAIHEEREAIIELRVQLRLLQRAKSEQQVQEEEEPEKRGGVSQQQRDSVLETKAAKEQPKASKEQQVKPSPSKDRKETPI, translated from the exons ATGACTGAGTGCTTCCTGCCTCCCACTAGCAGCCCCAGTGAACACCGTCGGGTAGAACACAGTGGGGGTCTTGCTCGTACTCCCAGCTCTGAAGAAATCAGTCCTACAAAGTTCCCTGGATTGTACCGCACCGGTGAGCCTTCACCACCTCATGACAGCTTGCATGAGCCTCCAGATATAGTGTCTGATGATGAAAAGGAgcatgggaagaagaaaggaaaatttaagaagaaagaaaaaagaa CGGAAGGTTATGCTGCATTTCAAGAGGACAGTTCCGGTGATGAAGCTGAAAGTCCTTCAAAGTTGAAGCGGTCCAAGGGAATACATGTCTTCAAGAAACCcagcttttccaaaaaaaaggaaaaggattttaaaataaaagagaaacccAAAGATGAAAAACACAAGGAAGACAAACATAAGGAAGACAAGCATAAAGAGAAGAAGTCAAAAGACTTAACTGCAGCAGATGTTGTAAAACagtggaaagagaagaagaaaaagaaaaagccaattCAGGAGACAGAGATACCTCAAGTGGATGTTCCAAGTCACAGACCCGTGTTTGGCATTCCTTTGTCTGATGCAGTAGACAGGACCATGATGTATGATGGCATCCGCCTGCCAGCAGTTTTCCGTGAATGTATAGATTACGTAGAGAAGTATGGCATGAAATGTGAAGGCATCTACAGAGTTTCAG gaaTAAAATCAAAAGTTGATGAGCTAAAAGCAGCCTATGATCGAGAAGAATCTCCCAACCTGGAAGAATATGAGCCCAATACAGTAGCCAGCTTGCTGAAGCAGTACCTACGAGAACTGCCTGAAAATTTGCTTACCAAAGAGCTAATGCCCCGCTTTGAAGATGCTTGTGGAAAGAGCACAGAAGCTGAGAAAGTTCAGGAGTGCCAGAGGTTGCTGAAAGAGTTGCCAGAGTGTAACCATCTCCTAATTTCTTGGCTGATTGTGCATATGGACCATGTTATTGCAAaggaactggaaacaaaaatgaacatCCAGAATATTTCTATAGTGCTCAGCCCTACTGTCCAG ATCAGCAACCGTGTCCTGTATGTATTTTTTACGCACGTTCAAGAGTTCTTTGGGAATGTGACCCTAAAGCAGGTGACAAAACCTCTTCGCTGGTCAAATATGGCAACAATGCCAGCACTTCCAGAAACACAAGAAAGCATCAAAGAAGAAATCAGGCGACAG GAGTTCCTACTGAACTGTTTACACAGAGACTTGCAGGCAGGGATAAAAGACTTATCCAAAGAAGAGAGACTCTGGGAGGTGCAAAGAATTTTAACAGCTCTTAAGAGGAAACTAAGAGAAGCTAAGAGACAG GAGTGTGAAACAAAGATTGCACAAGAAATTGCTAGCCTTTCAAAGGAGGATGTCTCCAAAGAAGAAATGAATGAGAACGAGGAAGTTATAAATATTCTTCTTGCACAG GAGAATGAGATTTTAACAGAACAAGAAGAACTGCTGGCCATGGAGCAGTTCCTGCGGAGACAGATTGCCTCGGAGAAGGAAGAAATAGATCGCCTTCGAGCAGAAATAGCTGAAATACAAAG TCGCCAGCAGCACGGCCGAAGCGAAACCGAGGAATATTCTTCCGAGAGTGAAAGCGAGAGTGAAGATGAGGAGGAACTGCAGGTCATCCTTGAAGATCTGCAGAGACAGAATGAAGAACTGGAG ataaagaacaaTCACCTGAACCAAGCGATTCACGAGGAGCGAGAGGCCATCATAGAACTGCGAGTACAGCTTCGCCTGCTGCAGCGAGCTAAATCGGAGCAGCAGGTGCAGGAAGAAGAGGAGCCAGAAAAACGCGGGGGTGTTTCTCAGCAGCAAAGAGACAGTGTCCTGGAGACAAAAGCAGCCAAAGAGCAGCCAAAAGCGAGCAAGGAGCAGCAAGTCAAGCCATCGCCAAGTAAAGACAGGAAAGAAACCCCAATTTGA
- the RALBP1 gene encoding ralA-binding protein 1 isoform X2: MDIAIMTEGYAAFQEDSSGDEAESPSKLKRSKGIHVFKKPSFSKKKEKDFKIKEKPKDEKHKEDKHKEDKHKEKKSKDLTAADVVKQWKEKKKKKKPIQETEIPQVDVPSHRPVFGIPLSDAVDRTMMYDGIRLPAVFRECIDYVEKYGMKCEGIYRVSGIKSKVDELKAAYDREESPNLEEYEPNTVASLLKQYLRELPENLLTKELMPRFEDACGKSTEAEKVQECQRLLKELPECNHLLISWLIVHMDHVIAKELETKMNIQNISIVLSPTVQISNRVLYVFFTHVQEFFGNVTLKQVTKPLRWSNMATMPALPETQESIKEEIRRQEFLLNCLHRDLQAGIKDLSKEERLWEVQRILTALKRKLREAKRQECETKIAQEIASLSKEDVSKEEMNENEEVINILLAQENEILTEQEELLAMEQFLRRQIASEKEEIDRLRAEIAEIQSRQQHGRSETEEYSSESESESEDEEELQVILEDLQRQNEELEIKNNHLNQAIHEEREAIIELRVQLRLLQRAKSEQQVQEEEEPEKRGGVSQQQRDSVLETKAAKEQPKASKEQQVKPSPSKDRKETPI; this comes from the exons ATGGACATTGCCATTATGA CGGAAGGTTATGCTGCATTTCAAGAGGACAGTTCCGGTGATGAAGCTGAAAGTCCTTCAAAGTTGAAGCGGTCCAAGGGAATACATGTCTTCAAGAAACCcagcttttccaaaaaaaaggaaaaggattttaaaataaaagagaaacccAAAGATGAAAAACACAAGGAAGACAAACATAAGGAAGACAAGCATAAAGAGAAGAAGTCAAAAGACTTAACTGCAGCAGATGTTGTAAAACagtggaaagagaagaagaaaaagaaaaagccaattCAGGAGACAGAGATACCTCAAGTGGATGTTCCAAGTCACAGACCCGTGTTTGGCATTCCTTTGTCTGATGCAGTAGACAGGACCATGATGTATGATGGCATCCGCCTGCCAGCAGTTTTCCGTGAATGTATAGATTACGTAGAGAAGTATGGCATGAAATGTGAAGGCATCTACAGAGTTTCAG gaaTAAAATCAAAAGTTGATGAGCTAAAAGCAGCCTATGATCGAGAAGAATCTCCCAACCTGGAAGAATATGAGCCCAATACAGTAGCCAGCTTGCTGAAGCAGTACCTACGAGAACTGCCTGAAAATTTGCTTACCAAAGAGCTAATGCCCCGCTTTGAAGATGCTTGTGGAAAGAGCACAGAAGCTGAGAAAGTTCAGGAGTGCCAGAGGTTGCTGAAAGAGTTGCCAGAGTGTAACCATCTCCTAATTTCTTGGCTGATTGTGCATATGGACCATGTTATTGCAAaggaactggaaacaaaaatgaacatCCAGAATATTTCTATAGTGCTCAGCCCTACTGTCCAG ATCAGCAACCGTGTCCTGTATGTATTTTTTACGCACGTTCAAGAGTTCTTTGGGAATGTGACCCTAAAGCAGGTGACAAAACCTCTTCGCTGGTCAAATATGGCAACAATGCCAGCACTTCCAGAAACACAAGAAAGCATCAAAGAAGAAATCAGGCGACAG GAGTTCCTACTGAACTGTTTACACAGAGACTTGCAGGCAGGGATAAAAGACTTATCCAAAGAAGAGAGACTCTGGGAGGTGCAAAGAATTTTAACAGCTCTTAAGAGGAAACTAAGAGAAGCTAAGAGACAG GAGTGTGAAACAAAGATTGCACAAGAAATTGCTAGCCTTTCAAAGGAGGATGTCTCCAAAGAAGAAATGAATGAGAACGAGGAAGTTATAAATATTCTTCTTGCACAG GAGAATGAGATTTTAACAGAACAAGAAGAACTGCTGGCCATGGAGCAGTTCCTGCGGAGACAGATTGCCTCGGAGAAGGAAGAAATAGATCGCCTTCGAGCAGAAATAGCTGAAATACAAAG TCGCCAGCAGCACGGCCGAAGCGAAACCGAGGAATATTCTTCCGAGAGTGAAAGCGAGAGTGAAGATGAGGAGGAACTGCAGGTCATCCTTGAAGATCTGCAGAGACAGAATGAAGAACTGGAG ataaagaacaaTCACCTGAACCAAGCGATTCACGAGGAGCGAGAGGCCATCATAGAACTGCGAGTACAGCTTCGCCTGCTGCAGCGAGCTAAATCGGAGCAGCAGGTGCAGGAAGAAGAGGAGCCAGAAAAACGCGGGGGTGTTTCTCAGCAGCAAAGAGACAGTGTCCTGGAGACAAAAGCAGCCAAAGAGCAGCCAAAAGCGAGCAAGGAGCAGCAAGTCAAGCCATCGCCAAGTAAAGACAGGAAAGAAACCCCAATTTGA